The nucleotide sequence CGTAGTGCTTTTGCGGCTAGTTTGAGGTTTTTTAGTTTAGGAACTATAGAGACAAGACAAACCATAGAACAAAATCCTTTATTAGTAAACCCAAATGAACTAACATTTGATGCGTCTTATGCATTAAAGCTTAGTGAAACTTTTTCTATGGCAGTTGCAGGTAGATATCTTAGATCTGATCTTGGTTTAAGTGATGGTCAGGATCTAGGAGCTGCAGGTAGTTTTGGTGTAGACGTAGCAGCGTATTACCAAAGTGAAGAAGTGGTATTTCAAAACTTTGACGGAATTTGGAGATTAGGGGTGAATATTAGCAATATTGGTCCCAAGATGAAATATGACGATGCTGGGCAGGAAAATTTTATTCCTACGAATTTAAGACTTGGTGGAGGTTTCGATTTTATTTTCAATCCTGATAGCAAATTGGGTGTTTATTTAGAGTTTAATAAATTACTGGTTCCAACACCTCAAGATTTTAATGGTGACGGAGTTATTAATAGAGAGGACGATGATGTCTATAATAACGTAAGTGCTATAGGTGGTATTTTTAAATCATTTTCGGATGCTCCAAATGGGCTAAGCGAAGAAATTAAAGAAGTTACCTGGGCACTGGGAACAGAATATTCATTTAGAGAGGCTATTAAATTGCGAGCCGGTTACTTCAATGAGAGTGATGAGAAGGGATATCGAAAATTTGTGTCTTTTGGAGGTGGGTTTGAATATAATGATTTTGTAATTATAGATATTTCGTATCTATTTTCTACATCAGATTTTCCGAGTCCTTTAGATCAAACTTTGCGATTTGGTCTTACATTCAACTTTGGAGATGAGTATATTAATTAGTGAAAACATAATAGAGGACAACAAAAAAGCACCAATTTTATTTTGGTGCTTTTTTGTTTACTTTGGTAGCCCGAAATTTTTACTATGGAAAAAATAAAGTTTTCAGCAGAATTAGATGTTTTTGAATCAAAATCTGAATTACCAGATCACATTCAGGCATTAATGAATGATGCTATAGTAGCAAGAGAAAAGGCTTACGCACCCTATTCGAATTTCAAAGTAGGAGCTGCAATTTTAATGGAGAACGGCGAAGTTGTTTCAGGTAGTAATCAAGAGAATGCAGCCTATCCATCTGGAGTATGTGCAGAGCGTACTGCAATTTTCTATGCCGGCTCAAAATTTCCTGAAATGAGTATGAAGGCCCTTGCAGTGACAGCTAAATCACTTAGTAAAGAAATTACTTCTCCTATTCCTCCTTGTGGGGCGTGTCGCCAGGCGATTTCAGAGTATGAGGTAAATCAGTCTACAGGAATTCCAATTTATTTTATGGGGGAAACAGGAAAAGTCTACAAAGCGAAATCGATAAAAGAATTATTACCCTTTATTTTCGATAAACTTAATCTGTAGCCCTATAAAGATTTTTGCACTAAAACTGTTTTCCATTCTTATTATAAATAGTATTTTTGTTATTCGCTTGACGAAATCTATCTGTAAAGCCATAAAAATTTTTAAGTAAATGAAGAAAATAACAAAAGCCACCTATCTAAAGTGGTATGAGGATATGCTGTTTTGGCGTAAGTTTGAAGATAAGCTTGCGCAAGTTTATATTCAGCAAAAAGTAAGAGGTTTTTTACATTTGTATAACGGGCAAGAGGCTATCCTGGCAGGAGCTTTACATGCGATGGATACCGATAAAGATCGTATGATTACTGCTTATCGTAATCACGTACAGCCAATTGGTTTGGGAGTAGATCCTAAAAGAGTAATGGCAGAGCTTTATGGTAAGGGTACAGGTACTTCGCAAGGTTTGGGAGGTTCTATGCATATCTTTTCTAAGGAACATCGTTTTTATGGTGGTCATGGTATTGTTGGGGGACAAATTCCTCTAGGTGCCGGGCTTGCATTTGCAGATAAATATTTCAAAAGAGATGCCGTTACCCTAACATTTATGGGTGATGGAGCAACTCGTCAGGGATCGTTACACGAAACATTAACGATGGCCGTAAACTGGAATCTTCCAGTGGTTTTCTGTGTAGAGAATAATGGTTATGCGATGGGGACATCTGTAGCCAGAACATCTAGAAGTACAGATATATATAAATTAGGTAACGGCTACGAGATGCCATGTGCTCCGGTAGATGCTATGGATCCAGAAAAAGTTGCTGAAGCTTTAGATGAAGCAATTAGTCGTGCCAGAAAAGGTGAAGGTCCTACATTTTTAGAGTTAAAAACATATCGTTATAGAGGACACTCTATGAGTGATGCTCAGCACTATCGTACAAAAGACGAAGTTGCAGAATACCAAAAGATAGATCCTATTACAAAGGTTAGAAACATTCTTTTAGAAAAGAATTATGCTACCGAAGAAGATATTAAGGATATCGATAAGCAGATCAAAGAGAAAGTAAAAGAATGCGAAAAATTCGCAGAAGAATCTGCTTTCCCAGAGAAGAGTGTGATGTACGATGTGGTATACGAGCAGGAAGATTATCCATTTTTACCCCATAAACTTTAAGAACTATGGCAGAAGTAATTAACATGCCCCGCCTAAGCGATACCATGGAAGAAGGTGTTGTGGCGAAGTGGTTAAAACAAAAAGGAGATAAAGTAGCTGAAGGTGATATTCTAGCTGAAATTGAAACCGATAAGGCGACGATGGAGTTTGAATCTTTCTACGAAGGCACATTATTACATATAGGAATTGAAGAAGGAGAAACAGCTCCCGTAGATACGCTTTTGGCTATTATAGGGGAAGAAGGAGAAGATATTTCTGGTCTTTTAAATGGAGGTTCTTCTGAAGCTGCTGAAGACAAGTCTGAGGAAAGTGAAGAAGAAACTACCGAAGACGAAACTGCTTCGTCTGAAGCAGGTGAAATTCCTGAAGGTGTAGAAGTTGTAAACATGCCACGTCTTAGCGATACTATGGAAGAAGGTACAGTTGCTTCATGGTTGAAAAAAGAAGGCGATGAGGTTTCTGAAGGAGATATTCTAGCTGAAATCGAAACCGATAAGGCGACGATGGAATTTGAATCTTTTTATGAAGGTACGCTTCTTAAAATTGGAATCGGAGAGGGAGAAACTGCTCCAGTGGATAGTCTATTAGCGATTATTGGTCCTAAAGGAACCGATGTTTCTAATGTTACTGGTGATAGTGCTCCAAAAAAATCTGCTTCTAAAGCTGATAAAGAAACTTCTGCAGCTAGAGAAAACGTAGAAGAAGCTACTTCTGCTAGTTCTTCTGATTCATCTTCAGAAGAGAGTGGACGAATTTTCGCTTCTCCTTTAGCTAAAAAAATGGCAGAAGATAAAGGAATTGATCTTTCTAAAGTTGAAGGTTCTGGAGAGAATGGAAGAATCGTTAAAAAAGATATAGAATCTTACAAGCCATCTGCTGCTCCTGCCGCTAAAGAAGAAACTACAAAGAAAGAAGCAGAAACTTCTGTAGCAGCACCATACGTGCCAGCAGGAGAAGAAAGCTTCGAGGAAATTAAAAATTCTCAAATGCGTAAGACGATTGCAAAACGTCTTGGCGAATCTAAATTTACTGCTCCTCACTATTATCTAACTATAGAAGTAGATATGGTGAATGCAATGCAGTCTAGAAAGCAAATTAATGCCATGCCAGATACTAAGGTATCTTTTAATGACTTGGTAATTAAAGCTAGCGCAATGGCACTTCGCAAGCATCCGCAAGTAAATAGCCAATGGACAGATGGTGCAATGAAAATTGCGAAACATATACATATGGGAGTTGCTGTAGCGGTAGAGGAAGGTCTTGTAGTTCCTGTCCTTAAATTTGCAGATCAAATGTCGATGACGCAAATAGGAGGCAATGTTCGTGACCTTGCAGGTAAAGCACGTAATAAGAAGCTTCAGCCAAAAGAAATGGAAGGAAGTACTTTTACAGTGTCTAATCTTGGGATGTTTGGTATTACTGAATTTACCAGTATCATTAATCAACCAAATTCAGCTATACTTTCTGTAGGAGCTATCGTAGAGAAGCCTGTAGTTAAGAATGGTGAGATTGTAGTCGGTAATACCATGAAACTGACTTTAGCTTGTGATCACAGAACTGTAGACGGTGCAACTGGCGCAGCATTCTTACAAGATCTTAAAACATTTATAGAGAATCCAGTGACTATGCTTGCATAAGCTAATCTGGATATTAGAATAGATAAGAATCCCGCGTTTAATCGCGGGATTTTTTTATTTTAGCTAATATGAGAAAACCAATTAAAACTTTAGGAATTCTGGCTATTAGTATGGCTGGATTATTTTCCTGTAAAGCTCAGGGAACAGCAGAGATAGAAATTTCAGCAAACGATATGAAAGATAATTTGGAGTACTTAGCTTCAGATGATTTATTGGGTCGTAAAACGGGAACAGAAGGAATAGAAAAAGCAGCAAATTTCATTACAACCATATTTAAGGAAAATGGCGTAAAACCTTATTACGATACGTTTCGAGATAATTTCACAATAGGAGATGTGAAGGCGTTTAATTTAGTAGGTTATTTAGAAGGGAATGATCCTAAACTTAAAGATGAATTTGTAGTTATTGGAGCACATTATGATCATATTGGTATAGTGAATGCTGTTGATGGAGATTCTATCGCTAACGGAGCTAACGATAATGCAGCAGGAACCACAGCAGTGGTAGAGTTAGCTAAATACTTTGCAGAACTTAAAGATAACAAGCGAAGTGTTTTATTTATTCTCTTTAGTGGAGAAGAAATGGGCTTAAAAGGATCTTACCACAGTGCAAAAAGACTTAAAGAAGAAGGAATCGATCTATACACCATGATTAATCTGGAAATGATTGGCGTTCCTATGAGCGGTAAAGATTATCTGGCATATGTAACCGGATTCAAAGAAAGTAATCTTGCTGAAAAATTTAATGAATATACAGGCGAGCAAACCTTAGGATTTTTACCAGAGGCTAATCAAATGAATTTGTTTAAAAGAAGCGATAATTATCCTTATTATGCTGAGTTTAATGTGCCTTCACAAACTATTTGTACTTTCGATTTTACAAATTACTCGTACTACCATCATGTAAAAGATGAGGTTTCAGAAATGAATCCGGAACATATGGCGAATGTTGTAGAAGCCATTATTCCAGGAATCCATAAAGTATTAAATACTCCGGAAAAGGAGATAAAGATGAATTAGGATGAAGAATGTTGTAATTACTGGAACAAGCCGTGGTATTGGTCTTGAACTTGTTAAACTTTTTGCTGAAGAGGACTTTAATATTTTAGCATTATCTAGAAATGCTGAACCTGTTTCTTCAATAGAATTGGATAATGTTAGTGCTTTTTCATTCGATTTAGGTACTGAAGTGGATCTTAAAAAAGCATCAGATTTTGTCGAAAATGAATGGAACGGTAAAGTCGATATTCTTATTCATAATGCCGGGGCTTTTTTAAATAAACCATTTCAGGAAACCGCATTAGAAGAGTTTAGAAGGATTTACGAAGTGAATGTTTTTGGTTTGATTGGCTTAACGCAGCAGTTAATGCCATTTATGGATTCTTCGTCGCACATTGTAAGCATAAGCAGTATGGGTGGTGTACAGGGAAGTATGAAATTCGCCGGATTGTCGGCATATTCTTCAAGTAAAGCGGCAATTATAACTTTAACTGAACTTTTAGCTGAAGAGTATAAAGAATCTGGACCTGTATTTAATGTTTTAGCATTAGGAGCAGTGCAAACCGAAATGTTAGCAGAAGCATTTCCTGGTCTTGAAGCTCCACTTTCCGCAGCAGAAATGGCTTCCTATATTAAGAATTTCAGCTTAACAGGAAGTAAATTCTATAACGGGAAATTGCTTCAGGTTTCTAATAGTACGCCTTAAATTGGATTGATGAATCAGGTGCTTTCAAGATATTTGCCTAGTCATGCGGTAGAGCCGGCTTTTATGCTTATTCGTGATAATAACGTGCATCTAAAAGTGGTTAACGAACGCCGCACTCGTCACGGTGATTATAGAAGAATGCCAGATGGAACGCAGCAAATAACAATTAATGCCAATCTCAACCAATATCGGTTTTTGATTACATTGGTGCATGAGATTGCGCACTTGCTTGCTTTCGAAAAATACGGAAGAAGAATTAAACCGCACGGGAGAGAATGGAAACTTACCTTCAGAAACTTAATGTTGCCATTTATCCATCCTGAAATCTTTCCTTCAAAACTATTACCGCTTATTGCCAGACATTTCAAAAATCCCACAGCAAGTAGTGATACAGATGCAAGATTATCTATCGCATTAAAAAGTTTTGATCAACCAAACGATAAAAACTATATTTTTGAAGTGCCGGCTGGTGCATTATTCAGAATTTATAACGGAAAGGTTTTTAAAAAAGGACCAAGAAGAATTAAGCGTTATGAGTGTCTGGAAGTGAATAGCGGTAAAATTTATTTATTTCAACCCAATGCTGAAGTTGAGCTAATTAAAGCTTAGCTTTCTTTTGCTTCTATATTATATGGAAAACGAAAACAAGAATGCCGAAATTCAGGAGGAATATCAAGCAAAAGCAAAAGGCTTTTTTCAGAGCACAAAAGTTTTTATAAATGATCTTTTAGATATAAGAACTGATAGTGATCGAGAATCAACCTTAGAGGCTGTAAGGAGAGATATTTCATTTAAAGGCCATAATGCCTGGATTTTAATCTTCTCTATTTTTGTGGCCTCCATAGGGCTTAATGTAAGCAGTACGGCGGTGGTTATTGGAGCCATGCTTATTTCACCACTTATGGGACCAATTGTAGGAATCGGTATGTCGGTTGCGATAAATGATGTAGATACACTTAGAAAGTCGCTCAAAAACCTCGGGATAATGGTAGTGCTGAGTGTGCTTACGGCTTTTGTATATTTCAAAATTTCTCCGGTTACAGAAATCACTCCAGAATTAGAAGCTAGAACTTATCCTACCATATTGGATGTTTTAGTAGCTATTTTTGGTGGTTTGGCGCTCATAGTAGGAAAGTCCAAAAAAGGAACTATCGCCAGTGTAATTATGGGAGTAGCGATTGCTACAGCCTTAATGCCTCCCCTTTGTACCGTAGGCTTTAGTCTTGCAAATACACAATGGCAAAATGCCGGTGGCGCATTTTATCTTTTTTCTATAAATGCTGTTTTTATAGCGCTTTCTACTTTTGCGGTGGCTAAACTTTTAGGTTTTCCATTAGTTCGTTATGCCAA is from Zunongwangia endophytica and encodes:
- the pdhA gene encoding pyruvate dehydrogenase (acetyl-transferring) E1 component subunit alpha is translated as MKKITKATYLKWYEDMLFWRKFEDKLAQVYIQQKVRGFLHLYNGQEAILAGALHAMDTDKDRMITAYRNHVQPIGLGVDPKRVMAELYGKGTGTSQGLGGSMHIFSKEHRFYGGHGIVGGQIPLGAGLAFADKYFKRDAVTLTFMGDGATRQGSLHETLTMAVNWNLPVVFCVENNGYAMGTSVARTSRSTDIYKLGNGYEMPCAPVDAMDPEKVAEALDEAISRARKGEGPTFLELKTYRYRGHSMSDAQHYRTKDEVAEYQKIDPITKVRNILLEKNYATEEDIKDIDKQIKEKVKECEKFAEESAFPEKSVMYDVVYEQEDYPFLPHKL
- a CDS encoding DUF389 domain-containing protein; its protein translation is MENENKNAEIQEEYQAKAKGFFQSTKVFINDLLDIRTDSDRESTLEAVRRDISFKGHNAWILIFSIFVASIGLNVSSTAVVIGAMLISPLMGPIVGIGMSVAINDVDTLRKSLKNLGIMVVLSVLTAFVYFKISPVTEITPELEARTYPTILDVLVAIFGGLALIVGKSKKGTIASVIMGVAIATALMPPLCTVGFSLANTQWQNAGGAFYLFSINAVFIALSTFAVAKLLGFPLVRYANSKRRRRTAQIASAVAVIVMIPSIILFINLLNKTLFETKAKDFVSNDIRYLGAEVLKQESDFDNRRIDIYMIGKRVPEGTVATWRAKLNEIEALKESQLIVHQNAEDGGNLDQLSSQVRSGILEDLYMKNQEVVENKDAKIRLLEDQIKRYRTSLFDFESLSKEAQVNYSEIKNLGYSNQVVTDFQKVDTIPTFTITWKDKVTATEKENSRKKFENWLNVRLQLDTLNVKSAN
- the porV gene encoding type IX secretion system outer membrane channel protein PorV, yielding MKKLSTILLLGLVFTSSHIYAQEIRDRVITTAVPFLLVAADARAAGMGDQGVATSADAFSQQWNPAKFAFATSENGIGVSYTPYLKDIVSDIFLGDLSYYHKIDDRSAFAASLRFFSLGTIETRQTIEQNPLLVNPNELTFDASYALKLSETFSMAVAGRYLRSDLGLSDGQDLGAAGSFGVDVAAYYQSEEVVFQNFDGIWRLGVNISNIGPKMKYDDAGQENFIPTNLRLGGGFDFIFNPDSKLGVYLEFNKLLVPTPQDFNGDGVINREDDDVYNNVSAIGGIFKSFSDAPNGLSEEIKEVTWALGTEYSFREAIKLRAGYFNESDEKGYRKFVSFGGGFEYNDFVIIDISYLFSTSDFPSPLDQTLRFGLTFNFGDEYIN
- a CDS encoding pyruvate dehydrogenase complex dihydrolipoamide acetyltransferase, giving the protein MAEVINMPRLSDTMEEGVVAKWLKQKGDKVAEGDILAEIETDKATMEFESFYEGTLLHIGIEEGETAPVDTLLAIIGEEGEDISGLLNGGSSEAAEDKSEESEEETTEDETASSEAGEIPEGVEVVNMPRLSDTMEEGTVASWLKKEGDEVSEGDILAEIETDKATMEFESFYEGTLLKIGIGEGETAPVDSLLAIIGPKGTDVSNVTGDSAPKKSASKADKETSAARENVEEATSASSSDSSSEESGRIFASPLAKKMAEDKGIDLSKVEGSGENGRIVKKDIESYKPSAAPAAKEETTKKEAETSVAAPYVPAGEESFEEIKNSQMRKTIAKRLGESKFTAPHYYLTIEVDMVNAMQSRKQINAMPDTKVSFNDLVIKASAMALRKHPQVNSQWTDGAMKIAKHIHMGVAVAVEEGLVVPVLKFADQMSMTQIGGNVRDLAGKARNKKLQPKEMEGSTFTVSNLGMFGITEFTSIINQPNSAILSVGAIVEKPVVKNGEIVVGNTMKLTLACDHRTVDGATGAAFLQDLKTFIENPVTMLA
- a CDS encoding M28 family peptidase is translated as MRKPIKTLGILAISMAGLFSCKAQGTAEIEISANDMKDNLEYLASDDLLGRKTGTEGIEKAANFITTIFKENGVKPYYDTFRDNFTIGDVKAFNLVGYLEGNDPKLKDEFVVIGAHYDHIGIVNAVDGDSIANGANDNAAGTTAVVELAKYFAELKDNKRSVLFILFSGEEMGLKGSYHSAKRLKEEGIDLYTMINLEMIGVPMSGKDYLAYVTGFKESNLAEKFNEYTGEQTLGFLPEANQMNLFKRSDNYPYYAEFNVPSQTICTFDFTNYSYYHHVKDEVSEMNPEHMANVVEAIIPGIHKVLNTPEKEIKMN
- the cdd gene encoding cytidine deaminase: MEKIKFSAELDVFESKSELPDHIQALMNDAIVAREKAYAPYSNFKVGAAILMENGEVVSGSNQENAAYPSGVCAERTAIFYAGSKFPEMSMKALAVTAKSLSKEITSPIPPCGACRQAISEYEVNQSTGIPIYFMGETGKVYKAKSIKELLPFIFDKLNL
- a CDS encoding SDR family NAD(P)-dependent oxidoreductase encodes the protein MKNVVITGTSRGIGLELVKLFAEEDFNILALSRNAEPVSSIELDNVSAFSFDLGTEVDLKKASDFVENEWNGKVDILIHNAGAFLNKPFQETALEEFRRIYEVNVFGLIGLTQQLMPFMDSSSHIVSISSMGGVQGSMKFAGLSAYSSSKAAIITLTELLAEEYKESGPVFNVLALGAVQTEMLAEAFPGLEAPLSAAEMASYIKNFSLTGSKFYNGKLLQVSNSTP
- a CDS encoding SprT-like domain-containing protein: MNQVLSRYLPSHAVEPAFMLIRDNNVHLKVVNERRTRHGDYRRMPDGTQQITINANLNQYRFLITLVHEIAHLLAFEKYGRRIKPHGREWKLTFRNLMLPFIHPEIFPSKLLPLIARHFKNPTASSDTDARLSIALKSFDQPNDKNYIFEVPAGALFRIYNGKVFKKGPRRIKRYECLEVNSGKIYLFQPNAEVELIKA